The Eubacteriaceae bacterium Marseille-Q4139 genome has a window encoding:
- a CDS encoding site-specific integrase, which produces MEDRLYYRELECYKDADGVLLRKCGNADYLDLSLLPTKKMKEEVSRYFRYRGTQVSLRTVIHEKAYYTLFCQAMQGRRKLPDSLLGWEESKWVQLLKGYMLQNGIPLTQNKMSVYGTAHIVQARQIMFVRRLIQFLQPEDERQEQEKDIWHLDKLDIEIEQNPIYRTNTLNFTGIRQTDIREEVKQAIYLHLKYENLGTVKREMSSLRMFSKYLEEQQKGITSCKEIDRTLVEEYLTYMATSGGSGKSNSDNIIKLRSVLETVGKLFDWPHLEKLFINTDIPQEIQPEFKVYSDNELKRLNEQITKLDEQITRCMVIHQMLGTRISDTLTLQRDCLSQSNGMDMIKIRQVKSTVYEKPISAELAALIRKAIQYSKERYGDAVYIFVDEKDTSRPLQYTTIKHKVLALIQRENLRDDEGKHFRFPSHMFRRTYGAKLTELHLDDWTISKLLGHRGVHTVVHYRKMNNLILAAETRRAREEQTRILLENLDGWEDEYEQIRQDD; this is translated from the coding sequence GTGGAAGATAGACTTTATTATCGTGAACTGGAGTGTTATAAAGATGCCGATGGCGTATTGTTACGGAAGTGTGGAAATGCAGATTATTTGGATTTGTCCCTGCTTCCAACGAAAAAAATGAAAGAAGAAGTAAGCAGGTACTTCCGGTATAGAGGTACTCAAGTAAGCCTCCGAACCGTAATTCATGAAAAAGCGTATTACACATTATTTTGTCAGGCAATGCAGGGACGCCGGAAATTGCCCGACAGCTTGCTGGGATGGGAAGAAAGCAAGTGGGTACAGCTTCTGAAAGGTTATATGCTGCAGAATGGGATACCCCTTACACAGAATAAGATGAGTGTTTATGGAACGGCTCATATTGTGCAGGCACGACAGATCATGTTTGTAAGGAGACTGATCCAATTTTTACAGCCAGAGGATGAACGGCAAGAACAGGAAAAAGATATTTGGCATTTGGATAAACTGGATATCGAAATTGAGCAGAATCCGATTTACAGGACAAATACACTGAATTTTACGGGGATTCGTCAAACGGATATCCGGGAAGAAGTCAAGCAGGCGATTTATTTGCATCTAAAATATGAAAACCTGGGGACAGTAAAAAGAGAAATGTCATCGCTGCGAATGTTCTCAAAATATCTGGAAGAACAGCAGAAAGGAATCACTTCCTGCAAAGAGATTGACCGTACATTAGTAGAAGAATATCTGACCTATATGGCCACCAGCGGAGGGTCCGGAAAATCAAACAGTGATAACATAATTAAACTGCGTTCGGTTCTGGAAACAGTGGGAAAACTTTTTGACTGGCCACATCTGGAGAAGCTATTCATCAATACAGATATTCCGCAAGAGATACAGCCAGAATTCAAGGTTTATTCGGACAATGAGTTAAAACGGCTGAATGAGCAGATTACAAAGCTGGATGAACAGATAACCAGATGTATGGTCATCCATCAGATGCTGGGGACCAGAATATCGGATACGCTGACCTTACAGCGGGACTGCCTGTCGCAGTCAAATGGCATGGATATGATTAAAATCCGCCAGGTAAAGAGTACAGTATATGAAAAGCCAATCAGCGCAGAACTGGCGGCGCTGATCCGAAAGGCAATCCAGTATTCAAAGGAACGGTACGGGGATGCGGTATATATTTTTGTAGATGAAAAGGATACAAGCCGCCCCCTGCAGTATACGACAATCAAACATAAGGTTCTCGCCCTGATTCAGAGAGAAAACCTGCGGGATGATGAGGGAAAGCACTTCCGGTTCCCATCCCATATGTTCCGCAGAACCTATGGAGCAAAGCTGACAGAACTGCATCTGGATGACTGGACGATATCAAAACTACTCGGACACAGAGGTGTCCATACGGTAGTGCATTACCGAAAAATGAACAACCTGATTCTGGCGGCAGAAACCCGCAGGGCAAGAGAAGAACAGACTAGAATTCTGCTTGAAAACTTAGATGGATGGGAGGACGAGTATGAGCAAATACGACAGGATGATTGA
- a CDS encoding tyrosine-type recombinase/integrase: MRRYEVETLSEGKVKYFFIRDCDTMEIVLLPSKYLKHKIKANRSPNTVKRAAFAICYYLEYLKEIPMEPEQVYELNFESQNDHFTGFLQWLKAGNHTKENNLRVIHNGTCNAYLEDVFRFYLFMESMDERLGSLKVLSYSYHMAVNAVGVQKKLRFQAFKGYMKAEERDVRPAEHEEIIQVLQACTNCRDQLLLLMIAETGFRIGEILGVDYTHDIDYQNRMIGVYFREDNDNEARAKNAEYRKARISEETFEFLMYYLAEYRELLQHQRFLFINIAGKNAGQPLKVDSVYDMLKRMEKKTGIDLTPHMLRRYFANMRRKAGWRLELIQQALGHKHIDTTIRYLKIVDDELIEASEEFYARNSALYGVKELL; this comes from the coding sequence ATGAGAAGATATGAAGTGGAAACGCTGTCAGAAGGGAAAGTCAAATACTTTTTTATCCGTGACTGTGACACAATGGAGATTGTACTGCTTCCCTCCAAGTATCTGAAGCATAAAATCAAGGCCAACCGCTCACCAAACACCGTAAAGCGGGCAGCATTCGCAATCTGTTATTATCTGGAATATCTGAAAGAAATTCCAATGGAGCCGGAACAGGTCTATGAGCTAAACTTCGAGAGCCAGAACGATCATTTTACTGGTTTTCTGCAGTGGCTGAAGGCCGGAAACCATACGAAAGAAAACAATTTAAGGGTTATTCATAATGGAACCTGTAACGCATACCTGGAGGATGTGTTCAGGTTCTATCTTTTTATGGAATCCATGGATGAACGGCTCGGCAGTTTAAAAGTGCTTTCTTACAGCTATCATATGGCAGTCAATGCTGTTGGCGTCCAGAAGAAACTGCGGTTTCAGGCATTCAAAGGATATATGAAAGCAGAAGAGCGGGATGTGCGGCCGGCAGAACACGAAGAAATTATCCAGGTTTTGCAGGCATGTACCAACTGCCGGGATCAGCTTCTCCTTCTGATGATCGCGGAAACAGGGTTTCGGATTGGAGAAATCCTCGGTGTGGATTATACCCACGACATCGATTACCAGAACCGCATGATAGGCGTTTACTTCCGGGAGGATAATGACAACGAGGCCAGAGCAAAGAATGCAGAGTATCGGAAAGCCAGAATCAGTGAGGAAACCTTTGAATTTCTGATGTATTATCTGGCAGAATACCGGGAACTCCTCCAGCATCAGAGGTTCCTGTTCATCAATATCGCGGGGAAGAATGCGGGACAACCATTAAAGGTGGACAGTGTTTACGATATGCTGAAACGGATGGAGAAAAAGACAGGAATCGATTTGACACCCCACATGCTCCGCAGGTATTTTGCTAATATGCGGCGCAAAGCCGGTTGGAGGCTGGAACTGATCCAGCAGGCCCTCGGACACAAGCACATCGATACAACAATCCGGTATTTAAAGATTGTGGATGATGAGCTGATAGAGGCCAGCGAAGAATTCTACGCAAGGAATTCTGCCCTATATGGTGTAAAAGAGCTGTTGTAG
- the addB gene encoding helicase-exonuclease AddAB subunit AddB encodes MSLKLMIGGSGSGKTELLYKNMIDMSLAEPDGRFFIIVPEQATMQAQKELIRLHPQHGTMNIDVLSFKRLAYRVFSELSLPQPALLDDTGKVMVLRKLAGEKKKELSMFSSHLNQPGFLDEVKSMLSELYQYGVSPETLRAETKKPGTSRILSGKLDDMCLLYEAFKEFTKERYITMEELLDVLCREVPRSKILKDSVIALDGYTGFTPVQYRLIGLLLKTCRRLFVTVTATENENLFEAGRESDLFDMSRKMAGKLAAICKEAGTELEQSEVLRTRPLARFQKSPALDYLERTAFRYPYRPFKGKAGELFFVQAENPADEAEFAACEMERLVKEEGYRYRDMAVVCGDLSGYSRELVRRFEEYGIPFFLDEKKDVTGNPMIRLIKSSLSVLQGGFDYESMFQYLRTGLVSGETEKIDRLENYVRALGIRGFSKWDSAWERVYEGGEHINLVELNEFREEILAPLKSFREKTEGQADIGTMTKALTGLLEELSVEQKLLKISADFAAAGDYAMAKEYEQIYGLVMELFEKLYDLLGDETVSKKEYGGILSAGLSRLQVGLIPACVDRTAAGDLKRTRLENIRALFFVGVNEGIVPADAGRGGILTEQERELLKSHEIELAPTAREEGFMQRFYLYLAMTKPSERLYLSWSGLSAEGKTMRPSSVINQMRKRFPENPVLEAVALRKPAAARPSARKAVVRALEEPGTILENREFAALYGWLSGEGGEKERMERLAEAASYAYKAHGIGHAAALELYGQMLNGSVTRLEQYAACACAHFLSYGLELKKRREYEIDLSDMGNLFHQSLDLFFRTVKENGEDFRAIGDEERKRLVADCVGQVSAKYRNTILKSSARNSYLIKKVEAITDRTIRALIYQIKKGDFEPAAFEVEVNSRFALADGGAMNLKGRIDRLDTCEDGDTIYVKIMDYKSGSTSFDLALLYRGLQLQLVVYLDAAMDLLKRRNPGKQVEPAGIFYYHIADPSVEREEGMTEEAAEAAILRKLRMNGLANSNLEVIRHMDKEIETESDVIPVALKNGILQEAKSSAAGGKRFSRLTGFVKDSLIRMGEEILDGETAVNPYKQGNRTACDYCPYHSICGFDLKTKGYGFRRFRPMKAEEIWKEIEGEEEEDGENG; translated from the coding sequence GTGTCACTGAAACTTATGATCGGCGGCTCCGGTTCCGGAAAGACGGAGCTTCTGTATAAAAATATGATTGATATGTCCCTGGCGGAGCCGGACGGCCGGTTTTTCATCATTGTCCCGGAGCAGGCCACGATGCAGGCCCAGAAGGAGTTAATCCGCCTCCATCCGCAGCACGGCACCATGAACATCGACGTGTTAAGCTTTAAGCGACTGGCCTACCGCGTCTTTTCCGAGCTTTCCCTGCCGCAGCCGGCCCTTCTCGACGATACGGGGAAGGTGATGGTGTTAAGAAAGCTGGCCGGAGAGAAGAAAAAGGAACTTTCCATGTTCTCGTCCCACTTAAACCAGCCGGGGTTTCTGGACGAGGTAAAGTCCATGCTCTCGGAGCTTTACCAGTACGGCGTGAGCCCGGAAACGCTGAGGGCAGAGACGAAAAAGCCGGGTACAAGCAGGATTCTCTCGGGAAAGCTCGATGACATGTGCCTGCTTTATGAGGCCTTTAAGGAGTTCACAAAGGAGCGGTACATCACCATGGAAGAGCTCCTTGACGTGCTTTGCCGGGAAGTGCCGCGCTCCAAAATACTAAAGGACAGCGTCATCGCCCTCGATGGCTATACGGGCTTTACGCCGGTGCAGTACCGGCTCATCGGCCTGCTTTTAAAAACCTGCCGCAGGCTTTTCGTCACGGTGACGGCGACGGAAAATGAAAATCTGTTTGAGGCCGGGCGCGAGTCCGACCTGTTTGACATGAGCCGGAAGATGGCCGGGAAGCTGGCGGCCATCTGTAAGGAAGCCGGAACAGAGCTGGAACAGAGCGAGGTTTTAAGGACGCGGCCGCTTGCGCGGTTTCAAAAGAGCCCGGCCCTCGATTATCTGGAGCGGACAGCCTTCCGCTATCCCTACCGCCCCTTTAAGGGAAAGGCCGGGGAGCTTTTCTTCGTGCAGGCGGAGAACCCGGCCGACGAGGCGGAGTTTGCGGCCTGCGAGATGGAGCGGCTTGTCAAGGAAGAGGGGTACCGCTACCGGGACATGGCCGTCGTCTGCGGCGACTTGTCCGGCTATTCCAGGGAGCTGGTGCGCCGGTTCGAGGAATACGGCATCCCGTTTTTCCTGGACGAGAAAAAGGACGTGACGGGAAATCCCATGATCCGTCTCATAAAAAGCAGCCTGTCCGTCCTCCAGGGCGGCTTCGACTACGAGAGCATGTTCCAGTACCTGCGGACGGGCCTTGTGAGCGGGGAAACGGAAAAAATAGACCGACTGGAGAATTATGTGCGGGCGTTGGGGATCCGTGGTTTTTCTAAGTGGGATTCGGCCTGGGAGCGGGTTTATGAAGGCGGGGAGCACATAAACCTTGTGGAATTAAACGAATTCCGGGAGGAAATCCTGGCGCCGCTCAAAAGCTTTCGTGAGAAAACGGAAGGGCAGGCGGACATCGGCACGATGACGAAGGCGCTTACGGGGCTTTTGGAGGAGCTTTCCGTCGAGCAGAAGCTCTTAAAAATAAGCGCGGACTTTGCTGCGGCCGGAGACTATGCCATGGCAAAGGAGTATGAACAGATTTACGGCCTCGTCATGGAGCTTTTCGAGAAACTGTATGACCTTCTGGGGGACGAGACTGTGTCGAAAAAGGAGTACGGCGGGATTCTTTCGGCTGGCCTTTCCAGGCTCCAGGTGGGGCTGATTCCGGCCTGCGTCGACCGTACGGCAGCCGGAGATTTAAAGAGGACGCGTCTGGAAAACATCCGTGCCCTGTTTTTCGTTGGTGTCAATGAGGGCATCGTCCCGGCCGATGCGGGCCGCGGCGGGATTCTCACGGAACAGGAGCGGGAGCTTTTAAAAAGCCATGAGATCGAGCTGGCGCCCACGGCAAGGGAAGAGGGCTTCATGCAGCGGTTTTACTTATACCTTGCCATGACGAAGCCTTCGGAGCGGCTCTACCTTTCCTGGTCGGGGCTTTCCGCCGAGGGAAAAACCATGCGTCCGTCAAGCGTCATAAACCAGATGAGAAAGCGGTTCCCGGAAAATCCCGTTCTCGAAGCGGTAGCCTTAAGGAAGCCGGCCGCCGCCAGGCCTTCGGCGAGAAAGGCCGTCGTCCGCGCGCTGGAGGAGCCGGGGACAATTTTAGAAAACCGGGAGTTTGCAGCCCTCTACGGCTGGCTTTCCGGCGAGGGCGGTGAGAAAGAACGGATGGAGCGGCTGGCAGAGGCGGCCTCCTATGCCTATAAGGCCCACGGAATCGGACATGCGGCCGCCCTGGAGCTTTATGGTCAGATGTTAAACGGCAGCGTCACCCGACTCGAGCAGTACGCGGCCTGCGCCTGCGCCCACTTTTTAAGCTACGGGCTGGAACTTAAAAAACGGCGGGAATACGAAATCGACCTCTCGGACATGGGAAACCTGTTCCATCAGTCCTTAGACCTGTTTTTCCGTACCGTTAAGGAAAACGGCGAGGACTTCCGCGCCATCGGCGACGAGGAGCGAAAGCGCCTTGTGGCAGACTGTGTCGGGCAGGTTTCGGCGAAATACCGGAACACGATTCTAAAAAGCTCCGCCAGGAACAGCTATCTGATAAAAAAGGTGGAGGCGATCACCGACAGGACGATCCGCGCTTTGATCTACCAGATTAAGAAAGGCGATTTCGAGCCGGCCGCCTTCGAGGTGGAGGTAAACAGCCGGTTTGCCCTTGCGGACGGCGGGGCCATGAACTTAAAGGGCCGCATCGACCGGCTGGATACCTGCGAGGACGGCGACACCATTTACGTGAAAATCATGGATTATAAGTCCGGCAGCACCTCCTTTGACCTGGCGCTCCTTTACCGCGGCCTCCAGCTTCAGCTTGTTGTCTATCTGGATGCGGCTATGGATCTTTTAAAGCGCAGGAACCCGGGAAAGCAGGTGGAACCGGCCGGGATTTTTTACTATCATATCGCCGATCCGTCGGTGGAGCGGGAGGAAGGCATGACGGAAGAAGCTGCCGAAGCGGCGATTCTTAGAAAGCTTCGGATGAACGGCCTGGCAAACAGTAACCTCGAGGTGATCCGTCACATGGATAAGGAGATCGAGACCGAGTCGGACGTGATTCCCGTGGCTCTTAAAAACGGCATTCTCCAGGAGGCGAAATCGTCGGCAGCCGGCGGGAAGCGGTTCTCCCGCCTGACCGGCTTTGTGAAGGACAGCCTCATCCGCATGGGAGAAGAAATTTTAGACGGAGAGACGGCAGTCAATCCCTATAAGCAGGGGAACCGGACGGCCTGCGACTACTGCCCTTACCACAGCATCTGCGGCTTTGACTTAAAGACAAAGGGCTACGGCTTCAGGCGGTTCCGCCCCATGAAGGCTGAGGAAATCTGGAAGGAAATCGAGGGTGAAGAAGAGGAGGACGGCGAAAATGGCTGA
- a CDS encoding tyrosine-type recombinase/integrase, which translates to MEQIQVEEFESYLEQHTDSESRRMLLLPILGYCRETVFLQNETIHWDANIWYLERMRLPEHRVNPSSAFVTVSFIEITMPENRRYAQEFMKYQIGITGQSVSTMVIKFGGIKQFLIWLCERKESACSCSEEQIDRYLQEIQERGIIPKTFNEYVTGLSQFYHFMTVRGYMERMPFHPEYYIKKVIRRHHDRSVSPEICTELLGLLHLLPEHLRCMYLHLWCLGLRISEVCTLKGNSYYKKDDETWIQLYQTKMKTYKRIPIAEGLYKIMQVYIRRNNIGPDEYLFKNKNGGACLTQTFRERMKKFCKEQGIAEGEYLFQTHDYRHTVATFFYESGASLQSVRDYLGHSYQEMTEQYIDYVPQKIAKANDEYFKQPGNNLAAGLRKGGKRGR; encoded by the coding sequence ATGGAGCAGATCCAGGTGGAAGAATTTGAATCCTACCTGGAACAGCATACTGATTCTGAGAGCAGAAGAATGCTGCTGCTTCCCATTTTGGGGTATTGCAGGGAAACCGTGTTTCTCCAAAATGAAACCATTCACTGGGATGCAAATATCTGGTACTTGGAGCGGATGAGGTTACCGGAACACCGGGTCAACCCGAGCAGTGCATTCGTCACAGTTTCGTTTATCGAGATAACCATGCCGGAAAATCGCAGATATGCTCAGGAGTTTATGAAGTACCAGATTGGAATCACTGGGCAGTCCGTTAGCACAATGGTTATAAAATTTGGCGGGATTAAGCAGTTTCTCATCTGGCTCTGTGAAAGGAAAGAGAGTGCCTGCTCCTGTTCAGAAGAACAGATTGACAGATACTTACAGGAAATACAGGAGCGGGGGATTATACCAAAGACTTTTAATGAATATGTTACCGGATTAAGTCAGTTTTACCACTTTATGACGGTGCGGGGCTATATGGAACGGATGCCGTTCCACCCGGAATATTACATAAAGAAAGTCATACGCCGGCATCATGACAGGAGTGTTTCGCCGGAGATCTGCACCGAACTGCTTGGGTTGCTTCATCTGCTGCCGGAACATCTGCGGTGTATGTACCTGCACCTCTGGTGTCTTGGATTGCGAATCAGCGAGGTTTGTACCTTAAAAGGAAACAGCTACTACAAAAAAGACGATGAAACGTGGATACAGCTCTATCAGACCAAGATGAAAACATATAAACGTATCCCGATAGCAGAAGGGTTATATAAGATTATGCAGGTATATATCAGACGGAACAATATCGGACCCGATGAATATCTGTTTAAGAATAAAAATGGGGGCGCATGTCTGACACAGACCTTTCGGGAGCGGATGAAAAAATTCTGCAAGGAGCAGGGTATAGCGGAAGGAGAATATTTATTTCAGACACATGATTACCGACATACGGTGGCGACATTCTTTTATGAAAGCGGGGCATCTCTGCAAAGTGTCAGGGATTATCTGGGACACAGCTACCAGGAAATGACGGAGCAGTACATTGATTATGTGCCTCAAAAAATTGCTAAAGCAAACGATGAATATTTTAAGCAGCCAGGGAACAATCTTGCGGCCGGCTTAAGGAAAGGAGGAAAGCGTGGAAGATAG
- a CDS encoding type II toxin-antitoxin system PemK/MazF family toxin, which translates to MGIKKGDVYYADLTPVVGSEQGGVRPVLIIQNDVGNRFSPTVIAAAITSRQGKRALPTHIRLKSNLQGLHDNSIVLLEQVRTIDRVRLKEYIGRLNANTMHDIDHAIAVSFGLEGVLEQYADSDDGAERREV; encoded by the coding sequence TTGGGAATTAAAAAAGGCGATGTTTACTATGCAGATCTGACACCGGTGGTTGGATCGGAGCAGGGAGGGGTACGTCCTGTACTGATTATCCAGAATGATGTAGGGAATCGGTTCAGTCCTACTGTCATTGCGGCAGCCATTACCAGCCGCCAGGGAAAACGTGCGCTGCCCACTCATATTCGGCTGAAATCCAATTTGCAGGGCTTGCATGATAATTCCATAGTTTTGCTGGAACAGGTACGGACCATAGACCGGGTACGGCTAAAAGAGTACATAGGACGGTTGAATGCTAACACCATGCATGACATCGACCATGCCATTGCGGTCAGCTTTGGACTTGAAGGTGTTCTGGAACAATATGCAGATTCCGACGATGGAGCAGAAAGGAGAGAGGTCTGA
- a CDS encoding response regulator transcription factor gives MDEIIIIRTFDSDGSSFKRIMDALHGSNIHMTEITSPVLTFGEIEIHPASRRVLRAGREIRLNHSEYSILHCMAKSLGRVYTKEQLYSAAWGEEYQYGMTTVENTIWRLRKKLEPDPKNPIHIKTVFRVGYKIEPMET, from the coding sequence ATGGATGAAATTATTATAATACGAACATTTGACTCAGATGGGAGTTCGTTTAAGAGGATTATGGACGCCTTACATGGAAGTAATATTCATATGACAGAAATAACATCTCCGGTATTAACATTTGGTGAGATTGAAATTCATCCTGCGTCTAGGCGTGTACTAAGAGCAGGCAGGGAAATACGTTTGAATCACAGTGAATACTCTATTCTTCATTGTATGGCAAAATCCCTTGGGAGAGTATATACCAAAGAGCAATTATATTCAGCGGCCTGGGGAGAAGAATACCAATATGGTATGACAACAGTAGAAAACACGATATGGCGTTTGCGGAAGAAATTGGAACCAGATCCCAAAAATCCGATTCATATAAAAACGGTGTTTCGTGTTGGTTATAAAATTGAACCAATGGAAACTTAG
- a CDS encoding sigma-70 family RNA polymerase sigma factor, whose translation MAKPYRIPDFKKMYPEASEEVIAVLKTTERKMQYQEYDLKVEQTIIDEEKQTVTVIPSREDSYERLSESAVQFVEQAPGIEEQVINRIEIKQLHMAISRLSEDDRYLICQLYFEERTERDLAEELRLSQKGINKRKKRIINHLKKLMEEI comes from the coding sequence ATGGCAAAGCCATATAGAATTCCGGATTTTAAGAAGATGTATCCGGAAGCCAGTGAAGAAGTCATTGCTGTGTTAAAAACGACAGAAAGAAAAATGCAGTATCAGGAATATGACCTGAAGGTTGAACAGACCATTATAGATGAAGAAAAACAGACTGTAACAGTCATCCCCAGCAGAGAAGATTCCTATGAGCGATTATCAGAATCAGCCGTTCAATTCGTAGAACAGGCTCCAGGAATAGAAGAACAGGTCATAAACCGCATAGAAATAAAACAGTTACATATGGCAATCTCTCGTTTATCTGAGGATGACCGCTATCTGATCTGCCAACTTTATTTTGAGGAACGAACCGAGCGGGATCTGGCGGAGGAATTGCGCCTGTCCCAGAAAGGAATTAATAAGCGGAAGAAACGGATTATTAATCACCTAAAAAAATTAATGGAAGAAATTTAA